The proteins below are encoded in one region of Candidatus Deferrimicrobium sp.:
- a CDS encoding type II toxin-antitoxin system RelE/ParE family toxin, with product MNYRVEELLLDDGTSPYADWFATLGPVEAAKVTVAILRMEQGNLSGVKWFRGIGEYRIDWGPGYRIYLGRDGKTLIVLLGGGTKKRQQKDIARALELWKWHKQRRGG from the coding sequence GTGAACTACCGCGTCGAAGAATTGCTTCTCGACGATGGCACGAGTCCCTACGCGGACTGGTTTGCCACGCTCGGGCCTGTCGAGGCGGCGAAGGTCACGGTTGCGATACTCCGCATGGAGCAGGGGAACCTCTCCGGCGTCAAGTGGTTCCGAGGCATCGGCGAGTACAGGATCGACTGGGGGCCGGGCTACCGGATATACCTTGGGAGGGACGGTAAGACGCTCATAGTCCTGCTCGGCGGTGGAACGAAGAAACGGCAGCAGAAGGACATCGCGCGAGCCCTCGAATTATGGAAGTGGCACAAGCAGAGAAGGGGAGGATGA
- a CDS encoding TOTE conflict system archaeo-eukaryotic primase domain-containing protein, with protein sequence MDLESLRKAIEDEEALLGRLDRERQSASDRLRALREQYRAVAPSDPPAPEMQSLPENIPATHDEKVTLFRSLFRGREDVYPKYWRNEKTGRSGYSPACASEWVRGVCEKPRVKCGECPNRSFLPVTDQVILDHLQGRHVIGVYPLLPDETCRFLAVDFDRQSWREDTSAFLEACRKNGVPAFLERSRSGNGSHVWFFFESPIAAIVARKMGCFLITETMDHRDQLAMESYDRLFPNQDTMPAGGFGNLIALPLQNGPRREGNTVYLDERFNVHPDQWAFLASVKKIPSDKVQAIADEAMKKGQVIGVPMSFADEDGSAAPWLRPPSRKLSRLVIDGPLPHEVRAFLAQRLFLEKKGLPPALLNRIKRLAAFQNPEFYKKQNMRFSTATTPRVICCAEDLPEHVGLPRGCRDDLAELLSEHGISLVVADERNGGEMLDVTFQGQLTPVQEKATSAMLSHDFGVFVAPPGTGKTVAGAFLIAARKRNTLVLVHRKPLLDQWVAQLSLFLGVDEKSIGRIGGGKNSPTGRLDVAMIQSLGRLGEVDDVVTRYGHVVVDECHHLPAVSFERVLGEVRARYVTGLTATPYRRDGHQPIIHMQCGPIQFNVSAKRSESENPWMHRLIVRETGYGSGPLVREAGIQDLYASLAADDERNQLIFNDVMLALEEGRSPILLTERKDHLDLLAEKMRKFARHIVVLKGGMKRRELRETMERLAAIPDTEERLVLATGRYIGEGFDDARLDTLFLALPVSWKGTLVQYAGRLHRLHPGKREVRIYDYVDRNVPMLFRMFEKRLRGYRAIGYSEG encoded by the coding sequence ATGGATCTCGAATCGTTACGCAAGGCGATCGAAGACGAGGAGGCCCTCCTGGGCCGGCTCGATCGGGAGCGTCAGAGCGCATCGGATCGCCTGCGGGCCCTTCGCGAGCAGTATCGGGCTGTCGCCCCCTCCGATCCTCCCGCACCAGAAATGCAATCTCTTCCGGAAAATATTCCGGCGACCCACGATGAGAAGGTCACCTTGTTCCGTAGCCTGTTTCGGGGGCGGGAAGATGTCTACCCGAAATACTGGCGAAACGAGAAGACCGGCAGGTCGGGCTACTCTCCGGCATGTGCGAGCGAATGGGTACGGGGAGTCTGCGAGAAGCCGCGCGTGAAATGCGGCGAGTGTCCAAATCGTTCATTCCTTCCCGTCACGGATCAGGTCATCCTCGACCACCTGCAGGGCCGCCACGTCATCGGCGTTTACCCGTTGCTGCCGGATGAGACCTGCCGGTTCCTCGCGGTCGATTTCGATAGGCAATCCTGGAGGGAGGACACATCCGCGTTCCTGGAAGCGTGCCGTAAGAACGGAGTTCCCGCATTTCTGGAGCGATCCCGTTCCGGAAACGGCTCACACGTCTGGTTTTTCTTTGAGTCTCCGATTGCGGCGATTGTCGCACGAAAGATGGGTTGCTTCCTGATTACCGAGACAATGGATCACCGCGATCAACTTGCGATGGAATCGTACGACCGCCTCTTCCCGAACCAGGACACGATGCCCGCGGGCGGTTTCGGGAACCTGATCGCCCTTCCACTCCAGAACGGTCCGCGGAGGGAGGGGAACACCGTCTATCTGGATGAAAGGTTCAATGTCCATCCAGATCAGTGGGCCTTCCTTGCCTCGGTCAAAAAAATCCCTTCCGATAAGGTCCAGGCGATCGCTGACGAAGCAATGAAGAAAGGCCAGGTCATCGGTGTTCCGATGAGCTTCGCCGACGAAGATGGCTCCGCGGCTCCCTGGTTGCGGCCCCCCTCCCGGAAACTTTCCCGGCTTGTCATCGACGGTCCGTTGCCGCATGAAGTGCGTGCTTTTCTCGCACAACGTCTTTTTTTGGAGAAGAAGGGGTTGCCGCCGGCTCTTCTGAACCGGATCAAGCGGCTTGCGGCGTTCCAGAACCCCGAATTCTACAAGAAACAGAACATGCGGTTTTCCACGGCGACCACTCCGCGGGTCATCTGCTGCGCCGAGGATCTGCCGGAGCACGTCGGCTTACCGAGAGGATGCCGGGACGACCTGGCTGAACTGCTCTCCGAACATGGAATCTCCCTTGTCGTTGCGGACGAACGCAACGGCGGGGAGATGCTCGATGTTACGTTCCAAGGTCAGTTGACCCCTGTTCAGGAGAAAGCGACATCAGCGATGCTGTCACACGATTTTGGAGTCTTCGTTGCGCCTCCTGGCACCGGAAAGACCGTCGCCGGCGCATTTCTTATCGCGGCGAGAAAGCGAAACACCCTCGTGCTGGTTCACCGGAAGCCGCTTCTCGACCAGTGGGTTGCTCAACTCTCCCTCTTTCTCGGGGTCGATGAGAAGTCCATCGGCCGGATCGGTGGCGGAAAGAACTCCCCGACCGGACGCCTCGACGTCGCGATGATCCAGAGTCTTGGTCGCTTAGGAGAGGTCGACGACGTCGTGACCCGGTACGGTCATGTGGTCGTTGACGAATGCCATCATCTGCCGGCCGTTTCCTTCGAACGGGTTCTTGGCGAGGTGAGGGCCCGCTACGTCACGGGGCTTACCGCAACGCCGTACCGGCGCGACGGACACCAGCCGATCATTCACATGCAGTGCGGCCCGATTCAGTTCAATGTTTCGGCCAAACGGAGCGAATCGGAGAATCCATGGATGCACCGCCTGATCGTGCGCGAGACCGGGTACGGTTCAGGTCCCTTGGTCCGGGAGGCGGGGATTCAGGACCTCTACGCTTCGCTTGCAGCGGATGACGAGCGAAACCAGTTGATCTTCAACGATGTCATGCTGGCACTCGAAGAAGGACGTTCCCCGATCCTGCTGACGGAACGGAAAGACCACCTCGATCTCTTGGCGGAGAAGATGCGGAAGTTCGCACGCCACATTGTCGTCCTCAAGGGAGGGATGAAGCGACGGGAGCTTCGGGAAACGATGGAACGCCTCGCGGCAATCCCTGACACAGAAGAACGGCTGGTTCTTGCGACGGGTCGTTACATCGGGGAGGGTTTCGACGACGCGAGACTCGACACGCTTTTCCTCGCACTGCCCGTGTCGTGGAAAGGGACGCTGGTGCAATACGCCGGTCGCCTGCACCGCCTGCATCCCGGGAAACGGGAAGTCCGGATCTACGATTACGTCGATCGGAATGTTCCCATGCTTTTCCGGATGTTCGAGAAGCGGCTTCGCGGGTATCGGGCGATCGGATACTCCGAAGGCTGA
- a CDS encoding tyrosine-type recombinase/integrase, which translates to MPRHVVPLTESKVRNAKPRAKEYKLSDGGGLFLLVIAAGGKYWRMKYRFGGKDMAPLSLGVYPEVSLAEARERREAARRKLRDGIDPREQQKALRAAKVAEAENSFEIIAREWYNRWSSGWSPSHALTVIGRLNLDVFPRLGARPIGEITAPEVLKMLRAIEFRGALETAHRVRTICGQVFRYAVATGRAERDPTADLRDALKPYKKGHLPAITDLQALVPLLRAIDAYKGTHVVKCALMLVPLLMVRPGMLREAEWDEMNLDEAIWSVPAEKMKTDSPHIVPLPLQAVAILRDLRELTGRGKFVFPSHGQPDKPMSEGAIPAALKKLGYKGKQTAHGFRATARTILDEVLQQRPDFIEHQLAHAVRDPLGRAYNRTSHLVERKKMMQRWADYLDGLKSSGANPLSPSVL; encoded by the coding sequence ATGCCCCGCCATGTTGTGCCGTTGACGGAGTCCAAAGTCAGGAACGCTAAGCCGCGCGCCAAGGAGTACAAGCTGTCGGATGGAGGCGGGCTATTCCTCCTGGTCATAGCCGCGGGCGGGAAGTACTGGCGAATGAAGTACCGCTTTGGCGGAAAGGATATGGCGCCGCTCTCCCTTGGCGTGTATCCGGAGGTGTCGCTGGCCGAGGCGAGAGAGAGGCGGGAGGCGGCGAGAAGGAAACTGCGGGACGGCATCGATCCCCGTGAACAGCAAAAGGCGCTGAGAGCTGCGAAAGTAGCGGAAGCCGAAAACAGTTTCGAGATTATCGCCCGCGAATGGTACAACCGTTGGTCGTCGGGGTGGTCCCCTTCCCACGCGCTGACGGTCATCGGGCGGCTGAACCTGGATGTGTTCCCACGGCTCGGCGCGCGCCCGATCGGAGAGATTACCGCGCCCGAGGTGCTCAAGATGCTGCGCGCGATCGAGTTCCGGGGCGCACTGGAGACGGCGCACAGGGTGCGGACCATTTGCGGACAGGTGTTCCGGTACGCGGTGGCGACGGGGAGGGCCGAGCGCGATCCGACGGCGGACCTCCGGGACGCCCTGAAGCCGTACAAGAAGGGGCATCTCCCGGCGATCACCGATTTGCAGGCGCTTGTCCCGCTTCTCCGCGCCATCGACGCGTACAAGGGGACGCACGTCGTCAAGTGCGCGCTCATGCTGGTTCCGTTGCTCATGGTGCGACCGGGGATGCTGCGGGAAGCCGAATGGGACGAGATGAATCTTGACGAGGCGATCTGGAGTGTCCCTGCCGAGAAGATGAAGACGGATTCCCCGCACATCGTCCCTTTGCCGTTGCAGGCGGTGGCGATATTGCGAGACTTGCGCGAGTTGACCGGGCGCGGCAAGTTTGTGTTTCCCAGTCACGGGCAGCCCGACAAACCGATGAGTGAAGGCGCGATTCCCGCTGCCCTGAAAAAGCTGGGATACAAGGGGAAGCAGACCGCGCATGGTTTCCGTGCCACGGCGCGGACAATCCTGGATGAAGTTCTCCAGCAGCGCCCGGATTTCATCGAGCACCAGCTTGCGCACGCCGTCCGCGATCCGCTTGGCCGGGCATACAACCGGACGTCGCACCTTGTCGAAAGGAAGAAGATGATGCAGCGATGGGCCGACTATCTCGATGGTTTAAAGTCCTCAGGAGCCAACCCTCTGTCGCCTTCCGTCTTGTAA